GCCGACGATCCGGAGCTTACGTTGAAGGCACGCTACGTGGTGCCCTCGCGGGAAGATCAGGCCAGTCAGGTAACAATCTTGCTGGCCGTCAGCGGTCGGCTGGACCGGCTCAAGCTGGAGTTTACCTCCGAGAACCCGGCCGGTCTCGAATTGCCTGACATTATCTCCTACATTGTTTTCGGTCGACCTGCCGGACAGGCGCTCGCTTCGCTGGCACCCGGCCGCAACGCCAACAGGGGACTGCTGGGACGTGGGGCAGGGCTAGCCCTCGGGCAACTGGCCGGGGTCGTGGAGGGACTCGCCGGGGAAGAGCTCGGACTTGACGTGGTCGAGATCGAGCCCGACGGCCTGCGAGGCGCCAAGTTGACGGTCGGAAAGTACGTCTCCCCCCGCCTGTTCGCCGCGGTGAGCCGGCCGATTGCTTTTAGCAGCAATACCGTCACGCAACGAACCGAAGCGTATACCGAGTTTACAGTTGAATACACCATCTTCGATGCCATGATTGTACGCGTAACCAGCCAGGGAACAACCCTGCGCATTAACCTGCTGTGGCGCTATGCCTACTGAACCGGAAACACTGGACCTCCCGGAGCGGCCCCCCGAACGGCTGGGACGTGCGTTTTTCGAGCGGGCAGGTGGCCTGGTGCTGTTCATCGTCCGGTTTTTCCGGGAGGTATGGCGGCCCCCTTACGAGGTGCGCGAGCTGATCCGTCAGATGGACGAAGCAGGATCAAAAAGCTTCATCCTGACGGCCGTTACCGGGATGGCCATCGGGGTGGTGCTGGCCATGCAGAGCCGAGGCACGCTCGCCCGCTTCGGGGCCGAAGCCGTGCTGCCCAGCATGCTGGCGCTGTCGGTGTTTAAGGAAATTGGCCCGGTCATTACCTCGCTGGTGCTGGCCGGACGCCTGGGAGCCGGGATGGCCGCTGAAATTGGCTCGATGCGGGTGACCGAACAGATCGACGCGCTCGAAGTGGCAGCGCTCAAGCCCTTTCATTATCTGGTAATCACCCGCGTGCTGGCCTGCATCGTCATGTTTCCCGTGCTGACGACCTGGACGAACATGATTGCGCTGGCCGGTGGTTACCTTGAGTCGGTCATCTCGGCCGATATGGACTACCGGCTTTTCTGGAACAGTGCTTTCTCCAGCCTGCGCTTTTCAGATCTGCTGGTCGATACGCTCAAAACCAGCGTATTTGGTTTTCTGGTAGGAATCGTAAGCTGCTACCTGGGCTATACGGTGCGGGGGGGCACACGCGAGGTCGGACAGGCTGCGATGCAGGCCGTGGTGATTTCATCGTTGCTGATTCTGCTGGCCGACGTGGTGGTCGTCCGCATTTCGCTGTTTCTGTACGGCGTGCTGTAAATAGGCTCACCAGGTGCAGGGGATGTAGCGCGGAAATCCTTCCATCGCCTGGCCTTCAAAACGACCCCGCACCCTCAACGTGTCGAACCGCGCCAGCCGGCTCCGAGGCGCAAACGCCGGCAACGGCTTCGCCTGCCGCACCAGCACCGCCGCAAACACGCCCGCATACTGCCCGCCAACCGGGTCGATCTGCGTAAACTGCACCCAGCTTTGCGTCGTATCCGCCGCCAGCGTAAAGTGGGTCAACCGATAGATGTCATCGTACTCTTCCAACAGCACGCTGGCATAGCCCGGACGCAGGGGCTGCCGGCTCAGGCGCACGCTCAAGGGGTCTACCTGCAGCGTCAGCTGCACATAGTAGCGGCGCGCCCGCGTGTCTGGATCGCAGGTCAGGCCCCGCAGGATGAAGGTGCGGTAGAAGGGCACGTTGACCCGTCCGATGCGGGCGCCTTCGATCGGAAAGGGGCGGCCGTTGAGCGTCAGTTGCAGCTGGGCTGTAGGCAGCGAGGGCGGCACCGACAGCACGACGAAGAGCTCGTCGGCCTCGAGCAGCAGGCAGCCGCTCAGGAAGGCTGGCAGGCAGCAGGCGGCCCGCAGCAGGCAACGGGCTCGCATGGCTATTGTCACAGCGTGCGCAACCCCACGCGCAGGCAGTTGCGTTCCCGCCAGCAGCGGTGCAGATAATCCCACGTGACGGCCGGCACCCGAAACCGCCCCTGAAAATGCAACTTCGCGTCCGGATACCGACTCCAGGCCGGATCCCGACTGAACGGCGAAAGCACTACCTCAAAAGCCCCCTCGTAAAACACCAACAGAAATGGCTCGGTCTGCACCGTGTCGATCCGGCTGAAGCGCACCCAACTCCGCAACGAATCCTCCCGCGCAATCCAGTACGCGGCTAAGAAAACATCGCCTTCTGTTTCACGGAAACGGCCCATTTCTCCTAAAACCTCTTTTGTGTAAGTTCCGTTGGCAACAAGCTTTCTGAGGTATGGATTAGAATTGAATAGATAATACGTGGTGTTGGTCTGGAGCGGCTTTTCGTAAAGGCTGAGCGATAGGACGGCTTCATAGAACGGAAGCGCAGGTGTTGGATCGCGCAGCGTAAAAAACAACACAAGGTAATGCACGCGTTCACCGGACTCAAGGATATAG
This DNA window, taken from Rhodothermus profundi, encodes the following:
- a CDS encoding MlaE family ABC transporter permease, with product MPTEPETLDLPERPPERLGRAFFERAGGLVLFIVRFFREVWRPPYEVRELIRQMDEAGSKSFILTAVTGMAIGVVLAMQSRGTLARFGAEAVLPSMLALSVFKEIGPVITSLVLAGRLGAGMAAEIGSMRVTEQIDALEVAALKPFHYLVITRVLACIVMFPVLTTWTNMIALAGGYLESVISADMDYRLFWNSAFSSLRFSDLLVDTLKTSVFGFLVGIVSCYLGYTVRGGTREVGQAAMQAVVISSLLILLADVVVVRISLFLYGVL